The DNA sequence CAGGAAATGCTGAATCTGCAGGAAATACGCCTATAACACCTCCTTTAACAGAAGGGGCTACTGATTGGGGATCAGATGCTGACTTAGAAAATGCTTTACAGGTTACCAACACTTTAAATGCCACCTCTATAGAATTTGATTTAATATCCACTTCCAATAATTTACAATTTAATTATTTATTTGCCTCTGAAGAATACTTTGGCACAAACCCTTGTAATGTATCTGATGGCTTTGCTTTTTTAATTAAAGAGTCTGCTGGATTACATGCATACCGAAATATTGCTTTGGTTCCTGGCACCACAGATCCCGTGAACACAAACACCATTCGTACGGATATTTTCAATGCTACTGGAAATCTTGTATGTCCTGCTCAAAACACACAATATTTTGATGGCTTAGGAAATGGAGATACTAATTATAATGGAAGAACCACCACATTAACCGCTTCTACAACTATTATCCCCTACACCCGTTATCGTATAAAATTAGTAATAGCAGACCAGAGTGATTTTCAATTTGATTCTGCCGTATTTATAGAAGGTAATAGCTTTAAAACAGTAGATTTAGGTGATGATATTTCAACCTGTAATAGCTCTGCTGTTCTTAATGCTTATACAGGAAACCCTTTTGCAGGATATGAATGGTTTTACAATAATACACCCATACCAGGCCCCCTACCTTCGTCCTATACAGCTATGCAAAGTGGTACCTATCGCGTAGAAGTCACTGTGCAACTTTCTAATGGAGATGAATGTGTGGAATCTGATGAGATAGAAGTGGTTTTAAACACAGAAGAACCTGTTCCTACGCTTTCCGACTATGCATTATGTGGCGACCCGTCGAACGTGACAGACACTGAAACGTTTAATCTTAACATTAAAAATTCAGAAATAGCCACTATTAGCCCCTATTCAAATTATAATGTTACCTATCACTATAATGAAGAAGAAGCAAGAAGTAATTCAAACAGTATAAGCTCACCAATTCCAAACACGACTAATCCGCAATCTATTGTTGCGCGTATAAATGACTTAGATACAGGGTGTGCTACTTACACATCTTTTAATTTAATAGTAAATACAGCTCCTAACGCTATAACACCAACAACTCTTGAAGTTTGTGATAATGACGACATCCCTGATGATGGATTTTATTTTATAGATTTAACCGAAAAAGATGATGAAATAACAGGAGGACTTCCTGATTTAGCGGTTACTTATTACTATAATTCAACAGATGCTGCTAATGGTATCAACCCTATAACATCACTCTACAGAAATACTACAACACCAACAGACCAAGTTTTTGCTACGGTTATCAATACTCAAACAACCTGTGTAAGCTCTGTTGTGCCTGTAAACATTAATGTAACAAGCAGTCCACTTATTGACTTTGAAAAGCAATTTATCGATGCTTGTGATCCAGACCACGATGGGTTTGCTACTTTTGATTTAACAGAAGTACTTAATAATGTTTTAAACGGTATTGACCCAAGTAGTGTAACAGCCACTTACCATGAAGTTGAAAACGATGCTGACCTTGGAATTAATCCCATTACCAACGAAACCAATTATGCCAATATTGTTTCAAATGTACAAACAGTCTTTATAAGAATTGAGGATAATGTATCATTATGTGCTTCTGTAGCTGAAATTGAAATCCACACCAATTTATTATTAACAGGTACGGATATTACAGATTTTGCAATATGTGATAACAATGCAGACCCTAATGATGAAGCTAATTTTGACCTTAATTCAATTGAGTTTTTTATCAATAATGGCCTCGACTTTGATGGAGACCCTAATACGCTTGAAATTAGTGTTGATTTTTTTGAAGATGAAGACGATAGAGATGCCAATACAAATGCTTTGGATAAATCTGCTTTATATTCTGCACCTAACCAAACAACATTATACATTCGGTTAACAAACACCATAACCAACTGTGAAGATATTGAAGATATTCAATTGATAATTAACCCGATTTTAATATTTAATCCTGTAGACCCACTTCCCTATTGTGATAGTGACTCTGATGTTACTGATGGAATTACTCTAATAGATTTACATTCATTGGATGATATGATAACAAATGGTAATCCAGATTTTGCAACAAGTTTCTTTCCAACTGAAACAGATGCAGACATGAATAATACTGCAAACCTGCTTCCGGATATGTATTCCGTAAATACACAAGAAACAATTTTTGTTAGAATTGAAAATACAGATACAGCCTGTTATACTTCCAATTCTTTCGATATACGCGTGGTTCCTTCACCTGAAACCATGCAACCAATTGATGACGTTTTTTGTGATACCAGTGATACCAAAATATTTAATCTTGAAGACAAAATACCAGAAATAGTTTCGAGCACTGCTGGTATTGATATTGGTTTTTTTACCTCGTTGGATGATGCAGAAAATAATACAAATCCAATAACAAACCGAACTACCTATACCGCCAATACACAAACCATGTATGTTAGAATTGGCGACAATACACCAGGAACTAGTTGTTATAAAATTGTTTCTTACGAAATAATTATAAATACAATACCTGTTTTTCCTACTAATGGCATCAATGATTTTGTTATTTGTGATGGTGATGAAAATAACGAAGCTGAATTTTTATTTAGCAACAAGGATGCAGAGATTTTAGATGGACAAACTGGCAAAGAAGTCCTCTATTTTGAAGATTCTGCATATAGCATTGAAATTCCAAAAAACATACCATATAAATCTGGTGATAGAACCGTATATGTTCGTATTGAAAACACTACAGATTCAAGCTGCTTTACTACTTCATCATTTGAAATTAAAGTGGCATCAGAAATCATTTTTAATGCTTTCATTCCTTTTAATGAGTGTGATGATGCAAGCAATGATGAAAAACATGCGTTTGATTTAGGTTTCAAGCGAACTGAAATCACCCAAGGCGTCCCAGAAAATTTAAATGTTTCATTTCATTTAACAGAAGCTTTGGCTGAAAGCAACACCAATCCATTACCTGACACCTATACCAATGTTACCCCGCAACAAACATTATATGTTAGAATTGAAAATGTTAATTCTTCGTGCTATACAATCGAAGAATTGGATTTAGGGATAACGCCTAGTATTGAGCTTACAGACGCTGCACCTTTTGAACTTTGTGATGATAATAATGATGGTTTGGCTACTTTTAATTTAGAACTTGCTGATTTTGAAATATTAGATAGAGTAATTGGTCCGCCACCAGTTATAAATTATTTTGAAAATGAAGCTGATACTATTGATAATACTTTACAAATTACAAATCCTACTTCGTATATAAGCGAATCTAAAACAATCTACATAAAAGTGACTCCCCAATCAGGATGTTATAGCGTAATTCCATTACAACTTGTTGTTAACCCCTACCCAACCATTAATAACATATCTACATTAGAAGATTGTTTTAGTACCACTTATGATTTAACACAAGTAGATAATTTAATAGTAAATAACCCAAGTAATTATAACATTACTTACTATAGTAATGAAAACGATGCAAATGATGGTTTAGGAAACATCGGAAACACATTTAACTATACAAACCCTGGCAATTATACCATTTGGTTCCGTACAGAAAATCCAACAACCGGCTGTTTTATAACCTCTTCATTTGTTTTGGAAATTAACGCAAACCCTATTGCAAACACCCCTCCAAATTTGGAAGCCTGTGATGATGACTATGATGGCTTCCTCACTTTTGACCTATCCAATTCAAGTAGTACGAGTTATGCTATTAGAGGTTCTCAAAGTATTTCTAATTTTACTGTTACTTATTATGACAATTTAGCAAATGCTGAATCTAAAACCAACCCCATAGCTACAAATTACTCATCTGTAGATGGCGAGGTTATTTATGCTAGAATAGAAAATAATGCTACTGGATGTTTCAATATCACGCAATTTGATATTACAATTAATCCAAAACCTATAATACCTATTGATGATGTGGTAACACTTTGTATCAATAATTTACCTCTAACCATTTCTGCTGAGACCAGCAATATAGGTGACATTTATTTATGGTCTACCGGGGAAACGACATCTGAAATATTACTTACAGACCCAAATGATATTGGTTCATATTGGGTGAATGTAACCACACCAACCACTGGGTGTTCTACAACAAAATCATTTGAAGTTATAGAATCTGCCATAGCTGATATAAATTTTACCACAACAGTAGATTTTGCCGACCCTAATAGAATCACCATTGATGTTAGCGGTATTGGTAATTATGTTTTTAGCATAGATGGTGGCGAACCACAAACTTCAAATATTTTTGAAAATGCACCTATTGGTGAACACACTATTACAGTAACAGATTTAAATGGATGTCATGACGTAAGTAAAGAAGTTGTGGTTATAGATGTTCCAAAATTTGTAACTCCAAATGGTGATGGCTATTTTGATACTTGGCATATAACAGGGGTTAATCAACTAACAGGAACAGTTGTGTATATTTATGACCGATACGGAAAACTGCTTAAAACACTACATCATACATCTCCAGGATGGGATGGCACTTTTAACGGGGCTAATATGCCTGCTGATGATTATTGGTACACCGCTCAAGTTTTTTACAATGGTGAAGAGTTGAATCTTAAAGGGCATTTTACTTTAAAACGATAAGATAAGTTTTATATAAAACAACCTATCAACGTTATTTTTATCTTTTCATCTTTTTTAAATAAACCTTTTTTATTTCGTTAAGTCTAATTTAATTATATGTTATACTTTAGTTATTTAGCTTTAATCAAATTAAACGATACTTAATTGAATTACGAATGTTTAATAAACTTATTTTAAAGTGTTTTTTCTTTATAGTATTTAATTTTTCTGGGGGATTCATTTCTGCTCAATTAAGTAAAACCCATTACATACCACCATTAACAGAGTCTGGTACAAATTCATCTGAACCCGAAGACCATTATATTTACATTTCAACGCCAAAATCTACTTCAGTAAGTTTTACAATAAAACCTGTTGGCTTAGGTACTGCAAGTTATATTACGGGTAGTGTTTCCAATACCAGCCCCTTTACATACAACATAGGAAGTGGCAGAAACACTCCTTTGTTTGTAAATGTAAACCAAACAAGCACTGTTCAAACCAACAAAGGATACATTATAGAAGCACAAGACGTCATATATGTTTCTGTGAGAATAAATGCTGGTTCGCAAGCAGGTGCACTGGTTAGTAAAGGACTAGCATCTTTAGGAACCACTTTTAGGGTAGGAAGCTATACCAATGAAAATCCACAAAGTAATTATCTAAATTTTGTTTCGGTTATGGCTACTGAAGACAATACGCAGGTTTCTTTTAGCGATTTACCATCTGGACTTATCATAGAAAATTATTCTGGTACAACACCAGTAATAACAACATTAAATAAGGGAGAAAGCTACACCTTAGCTACAAATAGTTATAACAATAATATTAACCGTGATGGACTTATAGGCTGTTTGGTAACTTCAGATAAACCTATTGTTGTTAATTGCGGTTCTACCAATGGTAGTTTTCATAATGGCGGTGGTAGAGATTATGGTATCGACCAGATTGTAGACCTCTCTAAAGTTGGAACAGAATACATTTTTGTAAAAGGTGATGGAGCCAATGGCTGGGAAAATGTTTTAATTGTTGCGCATTCAAATAACACCTCAATAAGTATCAATGGAGGCACTTCCATAGCCACTGTAAATGCAGGTGATTATTATTTAATTGAAGGCAATCAATTTAATAACAGTGGCAATATGTATGTCCAGACCTCTCAACCTGTATTTGTTTACCAAGGCGTAGGAGCAACTACTAACGAAGCCAATCAAGGCATGTTTTTCGTTCCTCCTTTAAGTTGCGAAACTCGTGGTAACTTAGATAATATTGCAAATATTCAATCTATTGGAAATATTAATTATACGGGAGGTATATCAATTGTTACTAAAGTGGGGGCTACTGTTACTATAAACAACTCACCCATCAATAATTTTTCATCTGTTGGTCCCAATAATGTTAATGGAAAATCTGACTATGTCACCTACAAAGTTACAGGGCTTAGCGGCAACATATCCGTTGAAAGTACTGATGAATTATATTGTGCCTATTTTAATTTTAATGGAGCAGCCACTTCTGGTAGTTTTTATTCTGGGTTTCCAAGTCCACCAGAAATTAATTTTGATGCACAATTTGTAACACTTGGTAATTGTATTCCAAATGTTAAACTAAAAGCTGCAAATATTGAAAACTTTGATAGTTTTCAATGGTTTTTTGATGATGGCACGGGATATGTAGATATGATGATTACAACCGCTGAAATTACTCCTCTCCTTCCTGGGAAATATAAATTGGCTGGAATTATCACCTGTACCGGTGAGCTTCTAGAATCTATTGAAGTTCCTATCAGTATTTGCCCTGATGATATTGATAATGATGGTATTATTGATAATTTAGATGTAGACAATGATAATGATGGCATTCTTAATTACACTGAATCGAAAGGAAATGCGATAATAAACTTAAGTGATTTTAATGACCCCGAACTAATCTTTGAGGATTTTACTAGAAGTAAAACTATTTTAAGTGGAAGCTATACACAATCAAATAGCTCTGGAACTATTAACCCTTTTAGCGGAAATAGTTCTGGAGGTTTCACTAGTGTTTTAGAAAGTGCAGCTGAAGCAGAAAACACCTTATCTATTTCATTTACAGAACCTGTAAATATTAAGTTTGAAGAAACCATATCACTTCCAAACACGAATATTGACGGTGAGTATTTTATTGTTAAAATTTCTCCAATAAATAAAAACATCACTTTAGTAGATCCTGA is a window from the Pseudalgibacter alginicilyticus genome containing:
- a CDS encoding T9SS type B sorting domain-containing protein, with translation MKKNLPYYISLFIFICSLSNLHSQLISVDSSIPLEQLILDNLIKNGCVEISNISSSINGSASGFSSYGQFSRAGSNFPFENGIVLTTGNAESAGNTPITPPLTEGATDWGSDADLENALQVTNTLNATSIEFDLISTSNNLQFNYLFASEEYFGTNPCNVSDGFAFLIKESAGLHAYRNIALVPGTTDPVNTNTIRTDIFNATGNLVCPAQNTQYFDGLGNGDTNYNGRTTTLTASTTIIPYTRYRIKLVIADQSDFQFDSAVFIEGNSFKTVDLGDDISTCNSSAVLNAYTGNPFAGYEWFYNNTPIPGPLPSSYTAMQSGTYRVEVTVQLSNGDECVESDEIEVVLNTEEPVPTLSDYALCGDPSNVTDTETFNLNIKNSEIATISPYSNYNVTYHYNEEEARSNSNSISSPIPNTTNPQSIVARINDLDTGCATYTSFNLIVNTAPNAITPTTLEVCDNDDIPDDGFYFIDLTEKDDEITGGLPDLAVTYYYNSTDAANGINPITSLYRNTTTPTDQVFATVINTQTTCVSSVVPVNINVTSSPLIDFEKQFIDACDPDHDGFATFDLTEVLNNVLNGIDPSSVTATYHEVENDADLGINPITNETNYANIVSNVQTVFIRIEDNVSLCASVAEIEIHTNLLLTGTDITDFAICDNNADPNDEANFDLNSIEFFINNGLDFDGDPNTLEISVDFFEDEDDRDANTNALDKSALYSAPNQTTLYIRLTNTITNCEDIEDIQLIINPILIFNPVDPLPYCDSDSDVTDGITLIDLHSLDDMITNGNPDFATSFFPTETDADMNNTANLLPDMYSVNTQETIFVRIENTDTACYTSNSFDIRVVPSPETMQPIDDVFCDTSDTKIFNLEDKIPEIVSSTAGIDIGFFTSLDDAENNTNPITNRTTYTANTQTMYVRIGDNTPGTSCYKIVSYEIIINTIPVFPTNGINDFVICDGDENNEAEFLFSNKDAEILDGQTGKEVLYFEDSAYSIEIPKNIPYKSGDRTVYVRIENTTDSSCFTTSSFEIKVASEIIFNAFIPFNECDDASNDEKHAFDLGFKRTEITQGVPENLNVSFHLTEALAESNTNPLPDTYTNVTPQQTLYVRIENVNSSCYTIEELDLGITPSIELTDAAPFELCDDNNDGLATFNLELADFEILDRVIGPPPVINYFENEADTIDNTLQITNPTSYISESKTIYIKVTPQSGCYSVIPLQLVVNPYPTINNISTLEDCFSTTYDLTQVDNLIVNNPSNYNITYYSNENDANDGLGNIGNTFNYTNPGNYTIWFRTENPTTGCFITSSFVLEINANPIANTPPNLEACDDDYDGFLTFDLSNSSSTSYAIRGSQSISNFTVTYYDNLANAESKTNPIATNYSSVDGEVIYARIENNATGCFNITQFDITINPKPIIPIDDVVTLCINNLPLTISAETSNIGDIYLWSTGETTSEILLTDPNDIGSYWVNVTTPTTGCSTTKSFEVIESAIADINFTTTVDFADPNRITIDVSGIGNYVFSIDGGEPQTSNIFENAPIGEHTITVTDLNGCHDVSKEVVVIDVPKFVTPNGDGYFDTWHITGVNQLTGTVVYIYDRYGKLLKTLHHTSPGWDGTFNGANMPADDYWYTAQVFYNGEELNLKGHFTLKR